A window of Opisthocomus hoazin isolate bOpiHoa1 chromosome 3, bOpiHoa1.hap1, whole genome shotgun sequence genomic DNA:
GTGCACGACCCGGGGGGTGAGcaccctgccctgcagccctACGATCCCCAGTTACACGAGGTGGAGTGCTCGGTCTATTACCGGGATGAGTGCATTTACCAGAAGAGCTTTTCCGAGGAGGACACGCTGCCGGACGAGGGCGATGAAGGAGGCGGGGGGCATCTGAGCACTTACACCCCGGAGAACCTGCTGAATAGGTGCAAACCGGGTGACCTGGTGGAGTTTGTGTGCCAGGCCCAGTATCCCCACTGGGTGGTCTACGTCGGGGATTTTCAAGTCGTGCACCTGCATCGGCTGGAGGTGGTGAACAGCTTCCTCACCGACGCGAGCCAGGGCAGACGGGGCCGCATTGCCAACCGGCTGTACCGCTACAAACCCCTCAGCCCGGCCGTGGTGGTGCGCAATGCCCTGGAGCAGGTGGGTTGCAAGGACCGGGACCTGAGCTGGAGAAACTCGGAATGTTTCGCTGCCTGGTGCCGGTTCGGCAAGCGAGAGTTTAAAATCGGCGGGGAGCTGCGCATCGGCAAGCAGCCCTACCGATTGCAGATCCGGCTGGGTGACAAGCGCAGCCACACGCTGGAGTTTCAGAGCCTGGAGGATCTGATtatggagaagaggagaaatGACCAGATTGGTAGGGCTGCTGTGATCCAGGAGCTCTCCAGCCacctgcaggctgcagaggaggatgaagaggaggaggaagaccatCATCATCATCCAGGTGCTCGGACTGCTGTGGAGTAGCAGCCTCAGCACCACCGTGCTGCTTAGCCTGGGTGATGGGGATTAAAACTGAAGGCTGAGAAATTGAGCTGTTATAAGCCCTTTGGGCCGCTTCGGTGCAGCTTCATTCCAATCACATGTGAAAGGAAGGGGGAAAGCTGATTAAGTGTCTGTGCTTTTGTGCTTAACTCCTTCAGTGCTTGATGATAAAACCACTGACTTATTTGTAGAGGATAAAACTCAGGGCAATTCTACCCCTTTCCACTCCCAcctctttcccttcttctctgccatCTTTGTGCATAGCCTTTCCCTCAACTATCTGCCAGTAGGCTTGACCCTACAAGATGCTAAATGCCTTTGACATCTACTTAGCAGCAGAAGTTAAGAGTATGTAATACAATTAAGGAGCCAACGTCTTTCAGGACATGACTATGTAGCTCAGAGTGTGATTAGTTGGTAGCTGAGAAGCATGAGGATAttgttttcccttctctgcctctgtttcTCTTCAGTTGTGGCTACTGTTACTATTgcaacaagctgcttgcttgtccagTGCAAGGCTGCGTGGATTGGTAGCCGGCCCTCGGGAAGGTACAAGGGAGAAATCTCCACTAATTTTCATGAAATAGGTTTGATGTGCCTGGTGCCTCCTTACTTGATAGGAACTTGTGGGTGAGCTGGGGGACCTCCTACTTTGCTGTCAGTGCGTGGCTTTGAGGATGGACGATGTATTTATTGTTGACAGCTCCCAGGGGAGGAGGAAGTTTGCAACCCTAAGTAAGGAGTCGGCACACTGGTGTGTGCTGGGACTCTTGGAGGCAGATACCGAGCTACGCCAGTGCTCGTTACAGGCTGCCTGGCTTCCCCTAGAGCAAATGGTAAAGCTCCCGGTTACATCTGTAGTACACATCAAGGCAGCAGAAGCAGGTTGCTCATGTGAAAGAGTATGTCTTGAGTAAGCTGTCCCTGGAGAGGGTGGGTTCTTGGCTGGGTGCTTCTGGCCACGAGCATGTCACAGGTTCCGCACCTCAGTAAGCACAGCTGTGATGGGAGGGAGCACAGGCTGGAAGGCATCACAGGCAGGGGCTTTTGGgtgttccttttttccttccttccttcccgcAAAGCAATTTCCTCTTCATGAGAGATttcacctttcctttttttctattttttatggtATGCAGCTGAGCTATAGCATTAGAGAAAAGCAGAGGACATACCTCCAAAGTTGTTGCACAAGTCCCTCATTAAATGAGAGAGGAGGAGTGCGGTGCTGCCTGCCTTGAATATTCACTGAACTTGTTGTCAGCTCTTGAACTGGTCTCCCACGCAGGCAGCCCCGACAGATCTTTGTCCTGGGATCTGAAGTGTGTGAGCAAACACTGATTTGGAGGCAGTTTCTAAGGCAGAATTCCTTCCCCTGAAAGCGCAGTAGTGGTGAGGTGAGCTTGGAAGATAAGCTCGAGTTCATTTAAATAATGGAAGCTAACAGCGTGATGTAAACTTGAAGCATAGTTAATACCGTCTTCCCTGCAGCTGTTTACAGTTGTACCACAAATAGCAAAGTACTCCATGTCCTTTCTGCCCCTGAGACAGGAGCAAAGTTTGTTGTTTAAGAATAGGTAGATACCATCTTTTGATTAGTTAAGGCTACATGAAGCAGCTCTGACAATGGGATCCAAATAgactgtggtgctgt
This region includes:
- the LRATD2 gene encoding protein LRATD2, with product MGNQVEKLTHLSYKEVPTADPTGMDRDEGPRIGVSYIFSNDDDELEQQQDSVHDPGGEHPALQPYDPQLHEVECSVYYRDECIYQKSFSEEDTLPDEGDEGGGGHLSTYTPENLLNRCKPGDLVEFVCQAQYPHWVVYVGDFQVVHLHRLEVVNSFLTDASQGRRGRIANRLYRYKPLSPAVVVRNALEQVGCKDRDLSWRNSECFAAWCRFGKREFKIGGELRIGKQPYRLQIRLGDKRSHTLEFQSLEDLIMEKRRNDQIGRAAVIQELSSHLQAAEEDEEEEEDHHHHPGARTAVE